One window of the Procambarus clarkii isolate CNS0578487 chromosome 89, FALCON_Pclarkii_2.0, whole genome shotgun sequence genome contains the following:
- the LOC123773293 gene encoding zinc finger protein 547 has protein sequence MEKSKLIQFNARQKKYWFLCDICNHIFFDEVDLKDHANKHGDKKCYVCVEIVPDHLHRHEDNTKTNSFNFETYDTNSQRASSPTQVINTSSNDSFSRNSFTKNPKMNAQDLKNSLFTCCIQDYFSSFQELEKNEYQKHEKNIICETCGQIFFTQENFQCHQLQHQSEIVKCDVHGDSIRQLVLENHLLTHSRSFSCTQCGKTFKSNYTLWKHKETHSKSSDVQRRHRSLPSVSTPQVTQQTNKPQNSPICFCNICGKIFKECNFQKHLLVHTNRFLCTQCGKIFSRKYSLKRHETVHAKPGNRSRECDPSTVPKQQEKQQIDQPNKSQEWQCNICRKSFLKRNTYRHLQTHKRRFSCTQCGKTLATSWSLWRHEQIHSKYNDGSREHSEAHENVHLNSGDG, from the coding sequence ATGGAAAAAAGCAAATTAATTCAGTTTAATGCAAGACAAAAGAAATATTGGTTCCTCTGTGACATCTGTAATCATATATTCTTCGACGAAGTCGACTTGAAGGACCATGCCAACAAGCATGGAGACAAGAAATGTTACGTGTGTGTGGAAATTGTGCCAGACCACCTTCACCGCCACGAGGACAATACTAAAACAAACAGTTTTAACTTTGAAACATACGACACAAATTCCCAACGTGCTTCCTCCCCAACACAGGTAATCAACACCTCCTCAAATGACAGTTTTTCTCGTAACTCGTTTACGAAAAACCCTAAGATGAATGCTCAAGACCTGAAAAATAGTTTGTTTACATGCTGCATCCAAGActatttctcctcttttcaagaGCTGGAAAAGAATGAGTATCAAAAGCACGAAAAGAATATTATATGCGAGACTTGTGGTCAGATTTTCTTCACGCAGGAAAACTTCCAATGCCATCAGCTCCAGCACCAAAGTGAAATTGTGAAGTGTGACGTGCATGGAGATTCAATCAGGCAATTAGTTCTTGAGAATCACTTACTGACACATAGCAGATCGTTCTCGTGTACACAATGTGGCAAAACATTCAAATCAAATTATACTTTATGGAAGCATAAAGAAACTCACTCGAAGTCAAGTGATGTACAAAGAAGACATAGATCACTCCCCTCTGTATCTACACCACAAGTGACACAGCAAACTAACAAGCCCCAAAATTCACCAATTTGTTTTTGTAATATTTGtggaaaaatattcaaggaatgcAATTTCCAGAAACACTTACTGGTACACACAAACCGGTTCTTGTGTACCCAATGTGGCAAAATATTCTCACGCAAATACTCATTAAAAAGACATGAAACAGTTCATGCAAAGCCAGGAAATAGATCAAGAGAATGTGATCCTTCCACTGTGCCTAAACAACAAGAGAAGCAACAAATTGACCAGCCCAACAAGTCACAAGAGTGGCAGTGTAACATTTGTAGAAAAAGTTTCCTGAAAAGGAATACCTATAGGCACTTACAAACACACAAAAGACGGTTCTCGTGTACCCAGTGTGGGAAAACATTAGCAACAAGTTGGAGTTTGTGGAGACATGAACAGATTCATTCTAAGTATAATGATGGATCAAGAGAACACAGCGAGGCCCATGAAAATGTTCATTTAAATTCAGGTGATGGATAA
- the LOC123773447 gene encoding CAP-Gly domain-containing linker protein 3 isoform X1, which translates to MVVVSVTETGGGGVVAPAPSLTHYPAQYTPQYTAPGKYPPAKGDYPPGYDSDSSSDHSSSGRGSGGSDLGSEVDREGSRLEDSGRYSADGCEGDLQPPSSRNDPATSRQHRRHQQEKHSPTHSTTNTHKPTQSKPATDEGKSHGQKEQIKGHRPSPRSVPITHPPVDAPLCVQCARRDLSFFDPGCSGCAVLLRRPSTTPSHLFAIMRQWVPQVQHNIHQLIGQVLSMGCHVDDRDALTDMTLLHYAVKAGSTGVGDPATALQVVKQLIVNGADVHQRCRWTHMTALHYAAYFDVAPVLDVLLQDPQGVCINDACLEYSGGAPLHIAAANLSLEAVRVLLQHGAALSLTDTQGRTPFQCIPTPDQYELVPDVQDVIAKLRALLSPGASHLYTAAHAAHTSQGASGRAVLKAMGLKLGDRVLISGVKTGTLRFVGTTEFATGLWAGVELETPSGRHNGTVKGVMYFRCAKSYGIFVPMNRLTKIPNVSCGRQGRSTSVSQRQRSRTTSRRSVSLPPGRVNHGRVDVSRVSSRVAQDIRDTSRKMALGDRVYVDMGVGTGSTRVVTGVVKYTGGVHFASGFWVGVELDVARGTNDGSVNATRYFACRSHHGIFASPSRIIKISVDHDGDGTQDLPGDSSSLSFSRHSLSSAHGSNSTINAISSGPLSLGCMAPMSHSSHGPMSYGSHGPMSLSSHGPMSLGSSGSIVGVGSSSGTNGVSNGATITNMKDCTSYSSSRHLLDNQVPGSPKKAQAVKTALYPSNTTMTSLNRSFSVRYVTSRQRQEELERAAEERKKEQTWCDPPILAATPKIQRKKRENQHWLEVGHNVFYKNEVGVIKYIGQVDFEAGTWLGVELRAAKGRHDGMVRGRRYFTCRPHHGIMVKPNKVYARGINGAKLVRPEDEWEE; encoded by the exons atggtggtggtgagtgtgactgAGACAGGGGGTGGAGGGGTGGTTGCCCCTGCCCCCAGCCTGACACACTACCCTGCCCAGTACACCCCACAGTACACAGCACCCGGCAAATACCCCCCGGCCAAAGGGGACTATCCTCCCGGGTACGACAGTGACTCCAGCAGTGACCACAGCAGCAGCGGGcgaggcagtggtggtagtgacctgggcAGTGAGGTGGACAG GGAAGGTTCCCGGTTGGAGGACAGCGGGCGGTACAGCGCTGACGGGTGCGAGGGCGACCTCCAGCCTCCCTCCTCCAGGAACGACCCGGCCACCTCCCGCCAGCACCGTCGCCACCAGCAGGAGAAGCACTCCcctacacactccaccaccaacacccacaaacCCACACAGTCCAAGCCAGCCACAGACGAAGGCAAAAGCCATGGGCAAAAGGAGCAAATTAAGGGACATAG GCCAAGTCCCAGAAGCGTACCCATCACTCATCCCCCGGTGGACGCCCCTCTCTGCGTCCAGTGCGCCCGTCGGGACCTCTCCTTCTTCGACCCCGGCTGTAGTGGGTGTGCTGTCCTCCTGCggcgcccctccaccaccccctcccacctttttgcCATCATGAGGCAGTGGGTGCCGCAGGTCCAGCACAACATTCATCAGCTCATTGGTCAG gtgttgagtatggggtgccacGTGGATGACAGAGACGCCTTGACGGACATGACACTCCTTCACTACGCTGTCAAGGCTggcagtacaggtgtgggtgacccAGCTACTGCCCTGCAG gtggtgaAGCAGCTGATTGTGAACGGCGCGGACGTCCACCAAAGATGCCGCTGGACCCACATGACGGCGCTGCACTATGCCGCTTACTTCGATGTCGCCCCAGTCCTCGACGTCCTCCTGCAGGACCCACAGG GTGTGTGTATCAACGATGCCTGCTTGGAGTACTCCGGCGGCGCCCCTTTGCACATCGCGGCGGCCAACCTGAGCCTGGAGGCGGTGAGGGTCCTGCTGCAGCATGGCGCCGCCCTCTCACTCACTGACACACAGGGACGAACACCCTTCC AGTGCATCCCGACGCCAGACCAATACGAGCTAGTCCCCGACGTGCAGGACGTTATAGCCAAGCTGCGCGCCCTCCTCTCCCCCGGCGCCTCCCACCTGTACACTGCCGCCCACGCCGCCCACACCAGCCAGGGGGCGTCGGGCAGGGCGGTACTTAAGGCCATGGGACTGAAGCTGGGTGACCGGGTCCTCATCAGCGGTGTCAAGACAGGAACACTTAG GTTCGTAGGCACGACGGAGTTCGCGACTGGCTTGTGGGCGGGAGTGGAGCTGGAGACGCCCTCGGGTCGCCACAACGGCACAGTCAAGGGCGTTATGTACTTCAGATGTGCCAAGAGCTATG GAATCTTCGTGCCTATGAATCGTCTGACGAAGATTCCCAACGTGAGCTGTGGTCGCCAGGGTCGTTCGACGTCTGTGTCGCAGCGGCAGAGGTCTAGGACGACGTCGCGACGCTCCGTCTCCCTTCCCCCAGGGCGGGTCAACCACGGCCGCGTCGACGTGTCCAGAGTGTCGTCCAGGGTGGCTCAGG ATATCCGGGACACGAGCCGCAAGATGGCGCTGGGCGACCGGGTGTACGTGGACATGGGCGTGGGCACCGGGTCGACGCGGGTGGTGACGGGCGTGGTGAAGTACACGGGCGGCGTGCACTTCGCCTCGGGCTTCTGGGTGGGCGTGGAGCTGGACGTGGCCCGCGGCACCAACGACGGCTCCGTCAACGCCACCAGATACTTCGCCTGCAGGAGCCACCACGGCATCTTCGCCTCACCTTCGAGGATTATCAA AATCAGCGTGGACCACGACGGAGACGGGACTCAGGATCTTCCTGGTGACTCGTCATCGCTGAGCTTCAGCCGCCACTCCCTCAGCTCAGCACACGGCTCCAACAGCACCATTAATGCCATCTCCAGTGGTCCTCTTAGCTTGGGTTGTATGGCTCCTATGAGTCACAGTTCTCATGGCCCCATGAGTTACGGTTCTCATGGCCCCATGAGTCTCAGTTCTCATGGCCCCATGAGTCTAGGCTCTAGTGGTAGCATAGTTGGTGTGGGATCCAGCTCTGGAACAAACGGAGTATCAAATGgtgccacaataacgaacatgaaAGACTGTACATCATACTCATCGTCTCGTCATCTGCTCGATAATCAGGTGCCAGGGTCGCCGAAGAAGGCGCAGGCGGTGAAGACGGCCCTCTACCCATCCAACACAACCATGACTAGCCTCAATAGATCTTTCTCAGTCCG TTACGTGACGTCAAGACAACGCCAGGAGGAGCTGGAGCGAGCAGCGGAGGAGCGCAAGAAGGAGCAGACCTGGTGCGACCCCCCAATACTCGCCGCCACGCCCAAGATACAGCGCAAGAAGCGTGAGAACCAGCACTGGCTCGAAGTTGGTCACAACGTCTTCTACAAGAACGAAGTTG GAGTGATCAAGTACATTGGTCAGGTGGACTTCGAGGCTGGCACGTGGTTGGGCGTGGAGCTTCGAGCGGCCAAAGGTCGCCACGACGGTATGGTGCGTGGGCGGCGTTATTTCACCTGCCGCCCACACCACGGTATCATGGTCAAACCCAACAAGGTCTACGCCAGAGGTATCAATGGCGCAAAACTTGTCAGGCCTGAAGATGAGTGGGAAGAGTAG
- the LOC123773447 gene encoding CAP-Gly domain-containing linker protein 3 isoform X2, whose translation MVVVSVTETGGGGVVAPAPSLTHYPAQYTPQYTAPGKYPPAKGDYPPGYDSDSSSDHSSSGRGSGGSDLGSEVDREGSRLEDSGRYSADGCEGDLQPPSSRNDPATSRQHRRHQQEKHSPTHSTTNTHKPTQSKPATDEGKSHGQKEQIKGHRPSPRSVPITHPPVDAPLCVQCARRDLSFFDPGCSGCAVLLRRPSTTPSHLFAIMRQWVPQVQHNIHQLIGQVLSMGCHVDDRDALTDMTLLHYAVKAGSTGVGDPATALQVVKQLIVNGADVHQRCRWTHMTALHYAAYFDVAPVLDVLLQDPQGVCINDACLEYSGGAPLHIAAANLSLEAVRVLLQHGAALSLTDTQGRTPFQCIPTPDQYELVPDVQDVIAKLRALLSPGASHLYTAAHAAHTSQGASGRAVLKAMGLKLGDRVLISGVKTGTLRFVGTTEFATGLWAGVELETPSGRHNGTVKGVMYFRCAKSYGIFVPMNRLTKIPNVSCGRQGRSTSVSQRQRSRTTSRRSVSLPPGRVNHGRVDVSRVSSRVAQDIRDTSRKMALGDRVYVDMGVGTGSTRVVTGVVKYTGGVHFASGFWVGVELDVARGTNDGSVNATRYFACRSHHGIFASPSRIINYVTSRQRQEELERAAEERKKEQTWCDPPILAATPKIQRKKRENQHWLEVGHNVFYKNEVGVIKYIGQVDFEAGTWLGVELRAAKGRHDGMVRGRRYFTCRPHHGIMVKPNKVYARGINGAKLVRPEDEWEE comes from the exons atggtggtggtgagtgtgactgAGACAGGGGGTGGAGGGGTGGTTGCCCCTGCCCCCAGCCTGACACACTACCCTGCCCAGTACACCCCACAGTACACAGCACCCGGCAAATACCCCCCGGCCAAAGGGGACTATCCTCCCGGGTACGACAGTGACTCCAGCAGTGACCACAGCAGCAGCGGGcgaggcagtggtggtagtgacctgggcAGTGAGGTGGACAG GGAAGGTTCCCGGTTGGAGGACAGCGGGCGGTACAGCGCTGACGGGTGCGAGGGCGACCTCCAGCCTCCCTCCTCCAGGAACGACCCGGCCACCTCCCGCCAGCACCGTCGCCACCAGCAGGAGAAGCACTCCcctacacactccaccaccaacacccacaaacCCACACAGTCCAAGCCAGCCACAGACGAAGGCAAAAGCCATGGGCAAAAGGAGCAAATTAAGGGACATAG GCCAAGTCCCAGAAGCGTACCCATCACTCATCCCCCGGTGGACGCCCCTCTCTGCGTCCAGTGCGCCCGTCGGGACCTCTCCTTCTTCGACCCCGGCTGTAGTGGGTGTGCTGTCCTCCTGCggcgcccctccaccaccccctcccacctttttgcCATCATGAGGCAGTGGGTGCCGCAGGTCCAGCACAACATTCATCAGCTCATTGGTCAG gtgttgagtatggggtgccacGTGGATGACAGAGACGCCTTGACGGACATGACACTCCTTCACTACGCTGTCAAGGCTggcagtacaggtgtgggtgacccAGCTACTGCCCTGCAG gtggtgaAGCAGCTGATTGTGAACGGCGCGGACGTCCACCAAAGATGCCGCTGGACCCACATGACGGCGCTGCACTATGCCGCTTACTTCGATGTCGCCCCAGTCCTCGACGTCCTCCTGCAGGACCCACAGG GTGTGTGTATCAACGATGCCTGCTTGGAGTACTCCGGCGGCGCCCCTTTGCACATCGCGGCGGCCAACCTGAGCCTGGAGGCGGTGAGGGTCCTGCTGCAGCATGGCGCCGCCCTCTCACTCACTGACACACAGGGACGAACACCCTTCC AGTGCATCCCGACGCCAGACCAATACGAGCTAGTCCCCGACGTGCAGGACGTTATAGCCAAGCTGCGCGCCCTCCTCTCCCCCGGCGCCTCCCACCTGTACACTGCCGCCCACGCCGCCCACACCAGCCAGGGGGCGTCGGGCAGGGCGGTACTTAAGGCCATGGGACTGAAGCTGGGTGACCGGGTCCTCATCAGCGGTGTCAAGACAGGAACACTTAG GTTCGTAGGCACGACGGAGTTCGCGACTGGCTTGTGGGCGGGAGTGGAGCTGGAGACGCCCTCGGGTCGCCACAACGGCACAGTCAAGGGCGTTATGTACTTCAGATGTGCCAAGAGCTATG GAATCTTCGTGCCTATGAATCGTCTGACGAAGATTCCCAACGTGAGCTGTGGTCGCCAGGGTCGTTCGACGTCTGTGTCGCAGCGGCAGAGGTCTAGGACGACGTCGCGACGCTCCGTCTCCCTTCCCCCAGGGCGGGTCAACCACGGCCGCGTCGACGTGTCCAGAGTGTCGTCCAGGGTGGCTCAGG ATATCCGGGACACGAGCCGCAAGATGGCGCTGGGCGACCGGGTGTACGTGGACATGGGCGTGGGCACCGGGTCGACGCGGGTGGTGACGGGCGTGGTGAAGTACACGGGCGGCGTGCACTTCGCCTCGGGCTTCTGGGTGGGCGTGGAGCTGGACGTGGCCCGCGGCACCAACGACGGCTCCGTCAACGCCACCAGATACTTCGCCTGCAGGAGCCACCACGGCATCTTCGCCTCACCTTCGAGGATTATCAA TTACGTGACGTCAAGACAACGCCAGGAGGAGCTGGAGCGAGCAGCGGAGGAGCGCAAGAAGGAGCAGACCTGGTGCGACCCCCCAATACTCGCCGCCACGCCCAAGATACAGCGCAAGAAGCGTGAGAACCAGCACTGGCTCGAAGTTGGTCACAACGTCTTCTACAAGAACGAAGTTG GAGTGATCAAGTACATTGGTCAGGTGGACTTCGAGGCTGGCACGTGGTTGGGCGTGGAGCTTCGAGCGGCCAAAGGTCGCCACGACGGTATGGTGCGTGGGCGGCGTTATTTCACCTGCCGCCCACACCACGGTATCATGGTCAAACCCAACAAGGTCTACGCCAGAGGTATCAATGGCGCAAAACTTGTCAGGCCTGAAGATGAGTGGGAAGAGTAG